In Actinomycetota bacterium, a genomic segment contains:
- the dnaJ gene encoding molecular chaperone DnaJ, producing MSTDFYALLGVERTASPEEIKKSYRKLARELHPDVNPDPQAQDKFKNVTAAYEVLSDPEKRQMYDAGGDPRQGGFGGGGFQGGFDFGDIMDAFFGGGGGSQRGPRTRARRGQDALIRLQIDLSTAVFGDTRDITVDTASRCGTCNSTGLDGDSQPEVCVMCKGRGELQQMQRSFLGQVMTSRPCPQCQGFGTTIPHPCHECSGDGRVRTRRTMTIQIPPGVDTGTRIQLTGEGEVGPNGGQAGDLYVEIVQAAHPVFERHGDELHCRVAVPMTSAALGTSISLDTLDGEELLDVRPGTQSGEELILRGKGAARLRGGQRGDLHVHLDVRVPTELDAAQRELLQQLAQLRQEELVRVTHPSAEEHTGLFSRLKDAFTQK from the coding sequence GTGAGTACCGATTTTTACGCACTGCTTGGAGTGGAACGCACCGCAAGCCCTGAAGAGATCAAGAAGTCTTACCGCAAGCTCGCGCGCGAACTTCACCCAGACGTAAACCCTGATCCACAGGCACAGGACAAGTTCAAGAATGTGACTGCGGCCTACGAGGTGCTGAGCGATCCCGAGAAGCGTCAGATGTATGACGCAGGTGGCGATCCGCGACAAGGCGGCTTCGGCGGTGGTGGATTCCAAGGTGGCTTTGATTTCGGCGACATCATGGATGCCTTCTTCGGCGGTGGTGGTGGCAGTCAGCGTGGCCCGCGCACGCGTGCTCGTCGTGGCCAGGATGCGCTCATCCGACTGCAGATTGATCTGAGCACAGCCGTGTTCGGTGACACCCGCGACATCACTGTGGACACTGCCAGTCGCTGTGGAACGTGTAACAGCACAGGTCTCGACGGTGACAGTCAGCCCGAGGTGTGTGTGATGTGCAAGGGCCGGGGTGAGTTGCAGCAGATGCAGCGATCATTCCTGGGTCAGGTCATGACTTCGCGTCCGTGTCCGCAGTGTCAAGGCTTTGGCACCACGATCCCGCATCCCTGTCATGAGTGCTCAGGTGATGGTCGAGTTCGCACTCGGCGCACGATGACCATCCAGATTCCACCCGGCGTCGATACAGGCACGCGCATTCAGCTCACTGGCGAGGGCGAGGTCGGACCAAATGGTGGCCAGGCTGGGGATCTCTACGTCGAGATCGTGCAGGCAGCCCACCCGGTCTTTGAGCGTCATGGCGACGAGTTGCATTGTCGCGTTGCGGTGCCGATGACGTCTGCAGCGCTTGGCACAAGCATCAGCCTTGACACCCTCGATGGCGAGGAACTGCTCGATGTGCGGCCTGGCACCCAATCCGGTGAAGAGCTGATTCTTCGCGGCAAGGGCGCCGCCCGGCTCCGCGGCGGTCAACGAGGCGATCTGCACGTGCACCTGGACGTGCGCGTGCCAACTGAACTGGATGCTGCGCAACGAGAGCTACTGCAGCAACTCGCGCAACTGCGCCAAGAGGAGCTCGTTCGCGTCACGCATCCATCGGCAGAAGAACACACTGGATTGTTCTCTCGACTCAAGGATGCGTTCACCCAGAAGTGA
- a CDS encoding 16S rRNA (uracil(1498)-N(3))-methyltransferase, producing the protein MQLLLCEAVSSAEVGAVVQLSAHEARHATAALRMNTGDQVLVSDGLGRKAMGRLEVRNSAASVLIESISDVPAPDPSITVVQALAKGEHGELAIDLMTQVGVDRIIPWAAQRSIVQLKGERADKALIKWQQAARAAAKQSRRPWLPVVSEVQSTKQVISQMADFDAVLLLHEAASTALAATELPASGQICLIVGPEGGISPQEEELLAAAGALPVLLGPEVLRASLAGAIAVSLLASRLRWAASPDSGVGR; encoded by the coding sequence ATGCAGTTATTGCTGTGTGAGGCCGTCAGTTCGGCTGAGGTCGGTGCGGTCGTGCAACTGTCGGCTCATGAAGCGCGCCATGCCACCGCAGCGCTTCGGATGAACACGGGTGACCAAGTCCTGGTCTCTGACGGCCTAGGCCGCAAGGCGATGGGCCGGCTTGAAGTGCGCAATTCTGCGGCTTCGGTCCTCATCGAGAGCATCAGTGACGTACCCGCGCCAGATCCTTCGATCACGGTCGTGCAGGCCCTGGCCAAGGGCGAGCATGGTGAACTCGCGATCGATCTGATGACTCAAGTTGGGGTTGATCGCATCATCCCTTGGGCAGCGCAGCGCTCGATTGTGCAGCTGAAGGGCGAGCGAGCAGACAAGGCGTTGATCAAGTGGCAACAGGCCGCACGTGCCGCGGCCAAGCAGTCGCGAAGACCCTGGCTGCCGGTGGTCTCCGAAGTGCAGAGCACCAAGCAGGTCATTTCGCAGATGGCGGACTTCGACGCCGTCCTTTTGCTCCACGAGGCGGCGAGCACTGCCTTGGCGGCAACTGAACTCCCTGCTTCAGGGCAGATCTGTCTGATCGTGGGGCCAGAAGGCGGGATCAGTCCGCAGGAAGAGGAACTGCTGGCTGCCGCGGGTGCCTTGCCGGTGCTCCTGGGCCCTGAGGTGCTCAGAGCCTCATTGGCCGGAGCGATCGCGGTGAGCCTTCTGGCTTCCCGGCTCCGCTGGGCAGCGTCGCCTGACTCAGGCGTGGGAAGATGA
- a CDS encoding HIT domain-containing protein: MSECLFCRIIAGELPCEVVMRNDDVIAIRDIAPQAPTHVLVIPIRHFTNLQELSAQAPELLPALVDAAAAVAAEAGLSDAYRLVFNTGEAVGQSVLHVHAHVLGGREFTWPPG; this comes from the coding sequence ATGTCTGAGTGCCTGTTCTGCCGCATCATCGCCGGGGAACTCCCCTGCGAAGTTGTGATGCGCAACGACGATGTCATCGCAATCCGTGACATTGCACCGCAGGCCCCCACGCATGTGCTTGTGATCCCGATTCGTCACTTCACCAATCTGCAGGAGCTATCCGCGCAAGCACCTGAGCTCCTTCCAGCGTTGGTGGATGCAGCAGCCGCGGTTGCGGCCGAGGCGGGGTTGAGCGATGCCTATCGCCTGGTATTCAACACCGGTGAGGCAGTGGGCCAGTCAGTTCTTCATGTGCACGCACACGTGCTAGGCGGAAGGGAATTCACATGGCCACCGGGGTAG
- a CDS encoding PhoH family protein, which produces MSTLPTVPHAEARITVPAAQPMVALLGVNDAHIRLIEAAFPAVVILVRGNEIQLTGVPEEVGVAETLIGEMLAVLRTGQGLTQESVDRSISLLRSGTRPTEVLTANILSNRGRTIRAKTLNQKRYVDAIDNNTIVFGIGPAGTGKTYLAVAKGVQALQAKKVSRIILTRPAVEAGERLGFLPGTLSEKIDPYLRPLYDALHDMIDPESIPRLMTSGTIEVAPLAYMRGRTLNDAFIILDEAQNTSAEQMKMFLTRLGFGSTMVITGDVTQVDLPGGTTSGLRNVGDILEDIDDVAFCRLTSGDVVRHKLVGRIVEAYARYDAQREA; this is translated from the coding sequence ATGAGCACTTTGCCTACTGTTCCGCATGCCGAAGCGCGCATCACTGTCCCTGCAGCGCAGCCCATGGTCGCGCTGCTGGGCGTGAACGATGCGCACATTCGCCTGATCGAGGCGGCCTTCCCGGCTGTTGTGATCTTGGTGCGCGGCAACGAGATTCAGTTGACAGGCGTGCCTGAAGAAGTCGGCGTCGCCGAGACACTCATTGGTGAAATGCTCGCGGTGTTGCGCACCGGACAAGGGCTGACTCAGGAGTCCGTTGACCGAAGCATCTCGCTCCTGCGCAGTGGCACGCGTCCAACCGAGGTGCTCACCGCCAACATTCTGAGCAATCGTGGTCGCACGATTCGAGCAAAGACGCTGAACCAGAAGCGATACGTGGATGCAATCGACAACAACACCATCGTGTTCGGCATTGGGCCGGCCGGTACCGGCAAGACCTACCTCGCTGTGGCCAAGGGAGTGCAAGCGCTGCAGGCCAAGAAGGTCTCGCGCATCATCCTGACGCGTCCGGCAGTTGAAGCCGGTGAGCGTCTTGGATTTCTGCCGGGCACGCTCTCAGAGAAGATCGATCCCTACCTGCGTCCGCTGTATGACGCCTTGCACGACATGATCGATCCGGAGTCGATTCCGCGATTGATGACCAGCGGAACAATCGAGGTGGCGCCGCTTGCCTATATGCGTGGCCGAACTCTCAATGACGCGTTCATCATCCTTGACGAGGCGCAGAACACTTCTGCCGAGCAGATGAAGATGTTTCTGACCAGGCTTGGCTTTGGGTCAACCATGGTCATCACCGGTGACGTCACTCAGGTGGATCTCCCAGGCGGCACCACCAGCGGATTGCGCAACGTTGGCGACATCCTGGAGGACATCGATGATGTCGCCTTCTGTCGCCTGACTTCTGGCGACGTCGTTCGGCACAAGCTCGTCGGAAGAATTGTTGAGGCATATGCGCGCTACGACGCGCAACGCGAAGCATGA
- the ybeY gene encoding rRNA maturation RNase YbeY — translation MNLSCENETNYQIDLDALKAEAEFLFRALQLHPETELSITLVSTADMEELHLEWMHEPGATDILSFPMDELRPSDDPQPGILGDIVICPEFVEADTDRAGMSLPQRLEFLMIHGMLHLIGYDHATEDEYDAMFAFQDQLLEQWQTAQSSVGADRD, via the coding sequence ATGAATCTGAGCTGTGAGAACGAGACGAATTACCAGATTGATCTGGACGCATTGAAGGCTGAAGCTGAATTCCTCTTCAGGGCTCTGCAGTTGCATCCGGAAACTGAATTGTCGATCACCCTTGTCAGCACCGCCGACATGGAAGAACTGCATCTGGAATGGATGCACGAGCCAGGTGCCACCGACATTTTGTCCTTCCCCATGGATGAGCTGCGACCATCAGATGATCCGCAGCCCGGAATCCTGGGTGACATCGTGATCTGTCCCGAGTTCGTCGAGGCCGATACCGACCGAGCGGGCATGTCCTTGCCGCAGCGACTGGAGTTTCTGATGATCCATGGGATGCTCCATCTCATCGGTTACGACCATGCGACAGAGGATGAGTACGACGCGATGTTCGCTTTTCAAGATCAACTGCTGGAGCAATGGCAGACAGCGCAAAGTTCAGTAGGAGCAGATCGTGACTAG
- a CDS encoding hemolysin family protein produces MTSAWLLALAILLVVLAGLLVSAETAIGRVSRSRIEELRREKPKSADRLLIVLEDRARYVNVLLFLSTVATVGATVIVGYVCVDTLAIGHDWSDSGALLLAVGVMVVISYVALGVAPRTLGRQHADRIAMSSAGLVRTMASVLGPITSLLIVLGNALTPGKGYREGPFASQAELRELVDMAEADSVIEDDERQMIHSVFELGDTRAREVMVPRTEMIVVERQKSLRQALSLGLRSGFSRIPVIGEGADDIVGVVYLKDLVRRVFDDGQAGEAELVESLMRKTFFVPDSKPVDELLRDMQAARVHLAIVVDEYGGTAGLVTIEDVLEEIVGEIADEYDTEMPEVAELADGGYRVSSRMHVEDVAELLGIKIDADEEGVDTVLGLLAKRLGRVPIPGAAIIEDGYVLTAESSGGRRNRINAIRVERIFAEDEVKSDG; encoded by the coding sequence GTGACTAGCGCCTGGCTGCTTGCCCTTGCAATATTGCTCGTGGTGCTTGCCGGATTGCTCGTCAGTGCTGAGACGGCTATCGGCCGAGTATCGCGCTCGCGCATCGAGGAGCTGCGGCGCGAGAAGCCGAAGTCTGCTGATCGCCTCCTGATTGTGCTTGAGGATCGGGCGCGATACGTCAACGTCCTGCTGTTCCTGTCCACGGTCGCGACCGTAGGTGCCACAGTGATTGTCGGCTACGTCTGCGTGGACACCTTGGCCATTGGCCACGACTGGTCCGATAGCGGCGCTTTGCTGCTGGCAGTTGGCGTGATGGTCGTCATCTCCTACGTCGCTCTCGGGGTGGCTCCGCGGACCCTGGGTCGTCAGCACGCCGATCGCATCGCCATGTCCAGTGCCGGGCTGGTGCGCACGATGGCCTCAGTCCTGGGACCGATCACGAGCCTGCTCATCGTGCTCGGCAATGCGCTCACCCCGGGCAAGGGCTACCGCGAGGGCCCCTTCGCCTCACAGGCCGAACTTCGCGAGCTCGTTGACATGGCTGAAGCCGACAGCGTGATCGAAGACGACGAACGCCAGATGATCCACTCAGTCTTTGAGCTCGGCGATACGCGTGCACGTGAAGTGATGGTCCCGCGCACCGAGATGATCGTGGTCGAGCGGCAGAAGTCACTTCGACAGGCGCTGTCCCTCGGCTTGCGCTCTGGATTCAGCCGCATTCCGGTCATCGGCGAAGGTGCAGATGACATCGTCGGCGTCGTCTATCTGAAAGACCTCGTGCGACGGGTCTTTGACGATGGTCAAGCCGGAGAGGCTGAACTCGTGGAATCCTTGATGCGCAAGACCTTCTTTGTGCCAGACAGCAAGCCGGTCGATGAGTTGCTTCGGGATATGCAGGCCGCGCGCGTGCACTTGGCCATCGTGGTCGATGAGTACGGGGGCACTGCGGGGCTGGTCACTATCGAGGATGTACTCGAGGAGATCGTGGGTGAGATTGCCGATGAGTACGACACAGAAATGCCGGAAGTTGCCGAACTTGCTGATGGTGGCTATCGCGTGAGTTCACGCATGCATGTCGAAGACGTAGCTGAGCTCCTGGGCATCAAGATTGATGCCGATGAAGAAGGTGTCGACACTGTTCTCGGCCTGCTCGCCAAGCGCTTGGGTCGGGTGCCCATTCCTGGCGCTGCGATCATCGAAGACGGCTACGTGCTCACTGCTGAAAGCAGTGGTGGACGTCGCAATCGCATCAACGCCATTCGCGTTGAGCGCATATTTGCTGAGGATGAAGTGAAGTCCGATGGATGA
- a CDS encoding cytidine deaminase, translated as MDELNSEDAKLITLARGARGRIGASQGAAVRDEMGRTYAGATVVLPSLNLTSLEVAVAQAVAAGARGLECAVVLGGEEIDHACVSELGGAGVPILLCAADGSLQSRLES; from the coding sequence ATGGATGAGCTGAACTCCGAGGACGCCAAGCTCATTACCTTGGCGCGCGGCGCACGTGGCCGCATCGGCGCAAGCCAAGGCGCCGCCGTGCGTGATGAAATGGGTCGGACCTACGCAGGTGCAACGGTCGTATTGCCGAGCCTGAATCTCACCAGTCTTGAAGTTGCAGTCGCGCAAGCGGTCGCAGCAGGTGCAAGGGGCTTGGAGTGTGCGGTGGTGCTGGGCGGCGAAGAAATCGATCACGCATGTGTGAGCGAACTTGGCGGCGCTGGCGTACCGATTCTTCTGTGTGCTGCTGACGGTTCTTTGCAGTCGCGGCTGGAGTCGTGA
- the era gene encoding GTPase Era — protein sequence MAFRSGFVSIVGRPNAGKSTLTNRLVGQKIAITSSRPQTTRRLIRGILTSEDAQLILVDTPGLHRPRTLLGERLNDQVRETWTTVDAIGLCLPADQLIGPGDRYIAKEIVDLGRIPIIVIITKSDKVSREDLAARLLDAQLLAEQLGTQWATIVPVSSNNGENIDALVAEFITLMPEGPLLYVDGEVTDEPLEIAVAELIREAALEGVVDELPHSIAVTIEEMGLRPGRSADRPLTDIHANLFVERDSQKSIIIGKGGSRLKAVGTKARHNIEHLVGTPVYLDIRVKIAKDWQRDPKQLRRLGF from the coding sequence ATGGCCTTTCGCAGCGGTTTCGTCTCCATCGTCGGACGACCGAATGCGGGCAAGTCCACGCTCACCAATCGACTGGTCGGTCAGAAGATTGCTATCACCTCGTCGCGTCCCCAGACCACGCGTCGTCTTATTCGCGGCATTCTCACGAGTGAGGATGCGCAGCTCATTCTCGTGGACACCCCAGGCCTACATCGTCCGCGCACTCTGCTGGGTGAGCGACTGAACGATCAGGTGCGTGAAACCTGGACAACTGTCGATGCCATCGGCCTGTGCCTGCCAGCAGACCAGCTCATCGGCCCCGGCGATCGCTACATTGCCAAGGAGATTGTCGATCTTGGTCGGATTCCGATCATTGTGATCATCACCAAGTCAGACAAGGTCTCGCGCGAGGACTTGGCCGCGCGGCTGCTGGATGCCCAGCTGCTTGCTGAGCAACTCGGAACTCAGTGGGCCACGATCGTGCCGGTCTCGTCCAATAACGGCGAGAACATCGATGCGCTCGTTGCAGAATTCATCACCCTGATGCCCGAGGGTCCATTGCTCTATGTCGATGGCGAGGTCACCGATGAGCCGCTGGAAATCGCCGTTGCTGAACTCATTCGCGAGGCAGCACTTGAAGGTGTTGTCGATGAGCTCCCGCATTCGATCGCAGTGACCATTGAAGAGATGGGGCTGCGCCCGGGTCGCTCGGCGGATCGCCCGCTCACCGATATCCATGCCAATCTCTTCGTCGAGCGTGACAGCCAGAAGTCGATCATCATTGGCAAAGGCGGATCTCGTCTGAAGGCCGTGGGCACCAAAGCTCGTCACAACATTGAGCATCTGGTCGGAACTCCGGTGTATCTGGATATTCGAGTCAAGATCGCCAAGGATTGGCAGCGTGACCCCAAGCAGCTGCGACGCCTTGGCTTCTAG
- the recO gene encoding DNA repair protein RecO, which produces MPLYRDEAIVLRTHKLGEADRIVTLLTRRHGRVRAVARGVRKTSSRIGARLEPFTHVDVQLYEGKNLDNVTQVEAIDSYGAQLSGDYGRWTTAMAMVETAERLTPVEREPAIQQYVLLLSGLRSLVSEAHDSPLILDSYLLRSLSIAGWSPSFDECARCGTAGPHRAFSVQGGGMVCGDCRPPGSATPSIAAIALLAALLSGDWEVADASAVRERREASGLVAAFLQWHLEWGLRSLPFVDRADRKLGS; this is translated from the coding sequence GTGCCGCTTTATCGTGACGAAGCAATCGTGCTGCGCACCCATAAATTGGGTGAGGCCGATCGCATTGTCACGCTCCTGACTCGCCGACATGGTCGCGTGAGGGCAGTGGCACGCGGGGTGCGCAAGACCTCGAGCCGCATTGGCGCTCGGCTTGAGCCGTTCACGCATGTGGACGTGCAGCTTTACGAGGGAAAGAACCTCGACAATGTCACCCAGGTGGAAGCCATCGACTCCTATGGCGCTCAACTGTCCGGCGACTACGGCCGATGGACGACAGCAATGGCAATGGTGGAGACTGCAGAGCGACTCACACCAGTTGAACGCGAGCCGGCGATTCAGCAGTACGTGCTGCTGCTGAGCGGTTTGCGATCCCTTGTCAGTGAGGCGCATGACTCGCCATTGATCCTGGACTCGTATCTGCTGCGATCATTGTCGATTGCTGGGTGGTCACCGTCCTTCGATGAGTGCGCGCGTTGCGGCACTGCGGGCCCGCATCGAGCCTTCTCGGTGCAAGGTGGTGGCATGGTGTGTGGCGACTGTCGCCCGCCCGGATCAGCCACCCCGTCAATTGCTGCGATCGCCTTGCTCGCTGCATTGCTCAGTGGTGACTGGGAAGTCGCAGACGCCAGCGCTGTTCGCGAGCGTCGCGAGGCCAGCGGTCTTGTGGCAGCCTTCCTGCAATGGCATCTGGAGTGGGGCTTGCGATCCCTTCCCTTTGTTGACCGTGCCGATCGAAAGCTTGGGTCATGA
- a CDS encoding isoprenyl transferase, whose translation MKKQLRLPPPHPTGAKPPKIPIDLVPRHVAVVMDGNGRWAKERGLPRTAGHEQGEASLLDCVHGALELGIGAISAYAFSTENWKRSPEEVRFLMGFNRDVIRRRRDEMNEMGVRVRWAGRRPRLWRSVINELEGAERLTAKNTRLTLTMCVNYGGRAEIADAAAAMARDVQAGRLKPERIDERMFHRYLDEPDMPDVDLFIRSSGEQRTSNFLLWQSAYAELVFVDTLWPDFDRRHLWHACEVYASRDRRYGGAVPNQPPH comes from the coding sequence ATGAAGAAGCAGCTTCGCCTTCCACCGCCACACCCCACCGGTGCGAAGCCACCGAAGATCCCCATAGATCTTGTGCCCCGACATGTCGCAGTCGTGATGGACGGCAACGGTCGTTGGGCCAAGGAGCGCGGCCTGCCAAGAACTGCGGGTCATGAGCAGGGTGAGGCAAGCCTGCTGGATTGCGTCCACGGGGCCTTGGAACTCGGCATTGGCGCAATCTCGGCCTATGCCTTCTCAACAGAGAACTGGAAGCGGTCACCCGAGGAAGTCCGTTTTCTGATGGGTTTCAACCGCGATGTCATCCGTCGGCGTCGTGATGAGATGAATGAGATGGGTGTCCGGGTGCGCTGGGCGGGCCGACGCCCAAGGCTCTGGCGCAGTGTGATCAATGAACTGGAGGGGGCCGAGCGCCTCACAGCCAAGAACACCAGACTCACGCTGACCATGTGCGTCAACTATGGCGGTCGGGCGGAGATCGCGGATGCCGCAGCCGCGATGGCCCGCGATGTGCAAGCAGGGCGATTGAAGCCGGAGCGCATCGACGAGCGGATGTTCCATCGCTATCTGGACGAACCCGATATGCCTGACGTTGATCTGTTCATTCGATCCTCAGGCGAGCAGCGCACCAGCAACTTCCTGCTGTGGCAGTCGGCCTATGCCGAGTTGGTCTTCGTTGACACTCTCTGGCCAGATTTCGATCGTCGTCATCTGTGGCATGCGTGCGAGGTTTACGCCTCGCGTGATCGCCGCTATGGCGGGGCTGTGCCGAATCAGCCTCCGCACTGA
- a CDS encoding transcriptional repressor, with translation MSIGPRTTRQRAAVASALLDLDDFRSSQELHEHLRSIGESVGLTTVYRTLRAMADAGEVDVIVREDGESVYRQCSGSHHHHLVCRQCGAAVEIEGPAVERWADAVAAQHGFTEVSHTLELFGLCTQCGG, from the coding sequence ATGAGCATCGGACCACGCACCACGCGCCAACGTGCCGCCGTCGCTTCAGCACTGCTGGACCTGGATGACTTTCGATCAAGTCAGGAACTGCATGAGCACCTGCGCTCAATTGGCGAAAGCGTTGGCCTCACCACGGTGTACCGCACGCTGCGCGCAATGGCTGATGCCGGTGAGGTCGATGTCATCGTGCGTGAGGATGGCGAGTCGGTGTATCGGCAGTGCAGCGGCTCCCACCACCATCACCTTGTCTGCCGGCAATGCGGCGCCGCCGTGGAGATTGAGGGCCCGGCTGTCGAACGTTGGGCAGATGCCGTGGCCGCCCAACATGGCTTCACCGAAGTCAGCCACACCCTGGAACTCTTTGGACTCTGCACTCAGTGCGGAGGCTGA
- a CDS encoding metal ABC transporter ATP-binding protein yields the protein MSDLHSHHDHSSAVDAVVAEDVVLGHNSHIAVHASSFFIPAGKVTTVIGPNGSGKSTLLHAIAGLLSPLAGSLRVLDAQPQSQREHISYVLQNTTVPVGTPITVAETVMMGRYPGLGLMRRPSKLDKARVSEAMEKLRITDLAKRHLSELSGGQRQRVYVAQGIAQDHDLLLLDEPLTGLDIGSAQTIDEIIHQEPVGGCTVILTTHDLDEARASDFVVLMAGRVIAAGPPAAVLTNDNLLTAYGLGGLHRSDDAEPSTDHHHHDHDHGDHNHQHGH from the coding sequence ATGTCTGACCTGCACAGCCACCACGACCACAGTTCAGCTGTCGATGCTGTGGTCGCCGAAGATGTCGTGCTTGGCCACAACTCGCACATCGCAGTGCATGCATCCTCCTTCTTCATCCCCGCCGGCAAGGTCACCACGGTCATCGGTCCGAACGGCAGCGGAAAATCGACTCTGCTGCATGCCATCGCCGGCCTGCTCAGCCCGCTTGCCGGCAGCCTGCGAGTGCTGGACGCGCAACCACAAAGCCAGCGCGAGCACATCAGCTACGTACTGCAGAACACCACCGTTCCAGTCGGGACCCCCATCACCGTGGCCGAGACTGTGATGATGGGCCGCTACCCCGGCCTCGGGCTGATGCGCCGCCCCTCAAAGCTGGACAAGGCACGCGTGAGCGAGGCCATGGAGAAACTGCGCATCACTGATCTGGCAAAGCGGCACCTAAGCGAACTCTCCGGTGGCCAACGTCAACGGGTCTATGTTGCGCAAGGCATCGCCCAGGACCATGACCTCCTCCTGCTCGATGAGCCGCTTACGGGCTTGGACATCGGCTCCGCACAGACCATCGACGAGATCATTCACCAGGAACCTGTCGGCGGATGCACCGTCATCCTCACCACGCATGACCTCGACGAAGCTCGCGCCTCAGACTTTGTCGTGCTCATGGCCGGTCGCGTCATTGCTGCTGGTCCGCCTGCAGCAGTGCTGACCAATGACAACCTGCTGACCGCCTATGGCCTTGGCGGTCTGCATCGAAGTGACGATGCTGAGCCCAGTACCGACCATCATCACCACGATCACGACCACGGTGATCACAACCATCAGCACGGGCACTGA
- a CDS encoding metal ABC transporter permease, translated as MDWWIEPFSLGFQQRALIGGALAGLMSSIVGTWLVLRGMSFFGDAFVHGVVPGIAAAVVLDINPVIGAAVAALVMVLLIEVVNRQTALTEDTGIGLLFVGMLALGVVIISRLSTFSGSLTTILFGDALGVTTSDLWAQGLLALAIVLVTTALYRPLLALSFNRDKAELLGMRPKATHAALLILIAAAVIGSFQSVGTLLVFGLLVGPPATAALLARTVPRMMVISAGIALVSVWLGLTFSYHLGTAGSATMALMPILIFFLVLTITRLRMVLAKRTAVEQGEYV; from the coding sequence ATGGACTGGTGGATTGAGCCATTCTCACTGGGATTCCAGCAACGCGCACTCATCGGCGGAGCACTCGCGGGCTTGATGTCATCCATCGTTGGCACCTGGCTGGTGCTGCGCGGAATGAGCTTCTTTGGAGACGCCTTCGTGCATGGAGTGGTCCCTGGTATCGCGGCTGCAGTGGTGCTCGACATCAATCCGGTGATCGGCGCGGCCGTCGCCGCCCTGGTGATGGTGCTGTTGATAGAAGTCGTCAATCGACAGACGGCACTGACCGAGGACACCGGCATCGGTCTTCTCTTTGTCGGCATGCTCGCCCTCGGTGTTGTCATCATCTCCAGGCTCAGCACGTTCTCCGGAAGTCTGACCACGATCTTGTTCGGTGATGCCTTGGGCGTGACCACAAGCGACCTTTGGGCACAAGGGCTTCTTGCTCTCGCTATTGTTCTGGTGACCACTGCGCTGTATCGCCCGCTGCTTGCCTTGTCATTCAATCGCGACAAGGCTGAGCTCCTTGGCATGCGACCCAAGGCCACCCACGCGGCGCTGCTGATTCTCATTGCGGCTGCGGTCATCGGCAGTTTCCAGTCGGTCGGCACCCTGCTCGTGTTTGGTCTACTGGTGGGACCTCCAGCGACTGCCGCCCTTCTTGCCCGCACAGTTCCGCGCATGATGGTGATCTCTGCTGGCATTGCTCTGGTATCGGTATGGCTGGGCCTGACATTCAGCTATCACCTCGGCACTGCCGGATCGGCAACGATGGCCTTGATGCCAATCCTCATCTTCTTCCTCGTGCTCACGATCACCAGACTGCGGATGGTCTTGGCCAAGCGCACAGCCGTAGAGCAGGGCGAATATGTCTGA